A stretch of the Thermoleophilaceae bacterium genome encodes the following:
- a CDS encoding DsrE family protein, whose protein sequence is MAGNGRVIVGCSHGEEDPDRVVVAYLTAGAALDQGKDVVMWLTSDGVRLAMDGYADPIREGMEPPVARVHEQFIEKGGRFYVCPICFNERDLDEDELVQNAELKGASPLMEFAGDEAMTFTY, encoded by the coding sequence ATGGCAGGTAACGGACGCGTGATCGTCGGCTGCTCGCACGGCGAGGAGGACCCCGACCGCGTGGTGGTGGCCTACCTCACCGCCGGCGCCGCGCTGGACCAGGGCAAGGACGTGGTGATGTGGCTCACGTCGGACGGCGTGCGCCTCGCCATGGACGGCTACGCGGACCCGATCCGCGAGGGCATGGAGCCGCCGGTCGCGCGCGTGCACGAGCAGTTCATCGAGAAGGGCGGGCGCTTCTACGTGTGCCCGATCTGCTTCAACGAGCGTGACCTGGACGAGGACGAACTGGTCCAGAACGCCGAGCTCAAAGGCGCCTCGCCGCTGATGGAGTTCGCCGGCGACGAGGCGATGACGTTCACCTACTGA
- a CDS encoding methyltransferase domain-containing protein, protein MSTVNLPVDVDVLRREIRQTYTDVSSEQGQDFLFPTGRAWAEDLDYPQPELSRVPDATVESFAGVANPFSLGRVEADRRVLDLGCGAGTDLLVAAQMAGPGGHVTGIDMTPAMLDRARESAREMGLTNVEVHESLIESLPLEDGSVDVVLSNGVIDLVPDKEAVFAEIDRVLRPGGRLQVADVVVHTEVSEDARKRIDLWTG, encoded by the coding sequence GTGAGCACCGTGAACCTCCCCGTGGACGTCGACGTCCTCCGGCGCGAGATCCGGCAGACCTACACCGACGTCTCCAGCGAACAGGGCCAGGACTTTCTCTTCCCCACCGGCCGCGCGTGGGCTGAGGACCTGGACTATCCCCAGCCCGAGCTCTCGCGCGTGCCCGACGCGACCGTGGAGAGCTTCGCGGGCGTGGCCAACCCCTTCTCCCTCGGGCGCGTGGAGGCGGACCGGCGGGTGCTCGACCTCGGCTGCGGCGCCGGCACCGACCTGCTGGTGGCCGCTCAGATGGCCGGCCCGGGCGGGCACGTGACCGGGATCGACATGACCCCGGCCATGCTCGACCGGGCGCGGGAGAGCGCGCGCGAGATGGGGCTGACCAACGTCGAGGTGCACGAGTCGCTGATCGAGTCGCTGCCCTTGGAGGACGGGTCCGTGGACGTCGTCCTTTCCAACGGCGTCATCGACCTCGTGCCCGACAAGGAGGCGGTCTTCGCCGAGATCGACCGCGTGCTGCGCCCCGGTGGCCGGCTGCAGGTGGCCGACGTCGTGGTCCACACCGAGGTCTCCGAGGACGCACGCAAGCGCATCGACCTCTGGACCGGGTGA
- a CDS encoding ATPase, T2SS/T4P/T4SS family has product MTEPSALPAAEAGENTPSNGITPPRRRGGASRPLADVLVELGFVGADRMAAAVEQGRAEGATPERVLAEAGDLTPDRHARALAERSGLEHVDLAIYKPDLSATNLISAQKARRYEAVPIGYDEAGTLLVAMAKPGNVLALDDFKLMTGSEVRAVVASADDIAGLIGRMNRLDDAVAEAVEDQDEEELAVVSEIRESADDAPVIKLVNSIIAQAAQDGASDIHFEPEGRDMRVRFRVDGVLTETTTIPRRMIPGVISRVKIMGDLDIAERRMPQDGRVGLTVEGRGVDIRIVTIPSVHGEGIVMRLLDKDTSLITLDALGMKDDSRDRFEAASRASHGCVLVTGPTGSGKSTTLYAALNAINSIDKHIITIEDPVEYQLPGLTQIQVNNRSGLTFARGLRSMLRADPDVIMVGEIRDGETARIAVESALTGHLVLSTLHTNDAPSAITRLTEMGIEPFLTASAVDCVVAQRLARMLCRHCRRETTLGPDALAAAGHEVEEPIQAFEPAGCGRCGGSGYRGRTGLFEVMSVSEEIRSLAIKRESADVIRTVAVEQGMRLLRDDGLEKVRHGVTSIAEVARVA; this is encoded by the coding sequence ATGACCGAGCCCTCGGCGCTCCCCGCCGCCGAGGCCGGAGAGAACACTCCCTCGAACGGCATCACGCCCCCCCGCCGCCGAGGCGGCGCCAGCCGTCCGCTGGCCGACGTGCTCGTGGAGCTGGGCTTCGTGGGCGCCGACCGCATGGCGGCGGCCGTGGAGCAGGGCCGTGCCGAGGGCGCCACGCCAGAGCGGGTGCTGGCCGAGGCGGGAGACCTGACCCCCGACCGGCACGCCCGCGCCCTGGCCGAACGCTCGGGCCTGGAGCACGTGGACCTGGCGATCTACAAGCCGGACCTGTCGGCCACGAACCTGATCAGCGCCCAGAAGGCGCGGCGTTACGAGGCCGTGCCGATCGGCTACGACGAGGCCGGCACGCTGCTCGTGGCGATGGCGAAGCCGGGCAACGTGCTCGCCCTGGACGACTTCAAGCTCATGACGGGCAGCGAGGTGCGCGCCGTGGTGGCGTCGGCCGACGACATCGCCGGTCTGATCGGGCGCATGAACCGCCTGGACGACGCGGTGGCCGAGGCCGTGGAGGACCAGGACGAGGAGGAGCTGGCCGTCGTCTCCGAGATCCGCGAGTCGGCCGATGACGCGCCCGTCATCAAGCTCGTGAACTCGATCATCGCCCAGGCCGCCCAGGACGGTGCCTCCGACATCCACTTCGAACCCGAGGGCCGCGACATGCGCGTGCGCTTCCGCGTGGACGGCGTGCTCACCGAGACCACCACGATCCCGCGACGCATGATCCCCGGCGTGATCTCGCGGGTGAAGATCATGGGCGACCTCGACATCGCCGAGCGGCGCATGCCCCAGGACGGACGCGTGGGGCTCACGGTGGAGGGCCGCGGGGTCGACATCCGGATCGTGACGATCCCGTCGGTGCACGGCGAGGGCATCGTCATGCGCCTGCTCGACAAGGACACGTCGCTGATCACGCTCGACGCGCTCGGCATGAAGGACGACAGCCGCGACCGCTTCGAGGCCGCCAGCCGCGCCTCCCATGGCTGCGTGCTGGTGACGGGGCCCACCGGGTCGGGCAAGTCCACCACGCTGTACGCGGCGCTCAACGCCATCAACTCGATCGACAAGCACATCATCACGATCGAGGACCCGGTGGAGTACCAGCTCCCGGGCCTCACCCAGATCCAGGTGAACAACCGCTCGGGGCTGACGTTCGCGCGCGGCCTGCGCTCCATGCTGCGCGCCGATCCCGACGTGATCATGGTCGGCGAGATCCGCGACGGCGAGACCGCGCGCATCGCGGTGGAGTCCGCGCTCACCGGCCACCTCGTCCTCTCCACCCTGCACACCAACGACGCGCCGTCCGCGATCACCCGCCTCACCGAGATGGGGATCGAGCCCTTCCTCACCGCCTCGGCCGTGGACTGCGTGGTGGCTCAGCGGCTGGCGCGAATGCTCTGCCGGCACTGCCGCAGGGAGACCACGCTCGGCCCGGACGCGCTCGCCGCCGCGGGCCATGAGGTGGAGGAGCCGATCCAGGCCTTCGAGCCGGCCGGCTGCGGCCGCTGCGGCGGCAGCGGGTATCGCGGCCGCACCGGCCTGTTCGAGGTGATGAGCGTGAGCGAGGAGATCCGCTCGCTCGCGATCAAGCGCGAGTCCGCCGACGTGATCCGCACCGTGGCCGTGGAGCAGGGAATGCGCCTGCTGCGCGACGACGGGCTGGAGAAGGTGCGCCACGGCGTGACCTCCATCGCCGAGGTGGCGAGGGTCGCGTGA
- a CDS encoding type IV pilus twitching motility protein PilT, which yields MSIDFADILIEVSRLGASDLHLTAGSPPMVRERGRLRALDYPKLSPQDTREIVYSILTNDQRKKLETDWQIDLSYAVPGHGRYRVNAYYQRASLGAAFRLIPQDMPHLETLGLPQVLMDFARKPRGLVLVTGPTGSGKSTTLAAMVDRINDERHEHILTVEDPIEFLHRHKNCIVNQRELGSDAQSFAMGLKAALRQDPDVILVGEMRDLETISTALTAAETGHLVFATLHTQDTAQTVDRIVDVFPPEQQHQVRVQLSVALQGIVTQQLLQTTDGKGRVCAAEVLVPTPAVRNLIREGKTHQIYSALQTGGSHGMQTMDAALAELVRANKITRELAESRSSTPQELRRLLGTVKVA from the coding sequence ATGAGCATCGATTTCGCCGACATCCTGATCGAGGTCTCGCGCCTCGGAGCATCCGACCTGCACCTCACGGCCGGCTCGCCTCCGATGGTGCGCGAGCGTGGCCGCCTGCGCGCGCTGGACTACCCCAAGCTGTCCCCGCAGGACACGCGCGAGATCGTCTACTCGATCCTCACCAACGACCAGCGCAAGAAGCTCGAGACCGACTGGCAGATCGACCTCTCCTACGCGGTCCCCGGCCACGGCCGCTACCGCGTGAACGCCTACTACCAGCGCGCCTCGCTCGGCGCCGCGTTCCGGCTGATCCCCCAGGACATGCCGCACCTGGAGACCCTCGGGCTGCCGCAGGTCCTGATGGACTTCGCGCGCAAGCCGCGCGGCCTGGTGCTCGTGACCGGCCCGACCGGCTCGGGCAAGTCCACGACGCTCGCGGCCATGGTCGACCGCATCAACGACGAGCGCCACGAGCACATCCTCACCGTGGAGGACCCGATCGAGTTCCTCCACCGGCACAAGAACTGCATCGTCAACCAGCGCGAGCTGGGCTCGGACGCGCAGAGCTTCGCGATGGGCCTCAAGGCCGCGCTGCGCCAGGACCCCGACGTGATCCTGGTGGGCGAGATGCGCGACCTCGAGACCATCTCCACCGCCCTGACCGCCGCGGAGACCGGGCACCTCGTCTTCGCCACCCTGCACACGCAGGACACCGCACAGACGGTGGACCGCATCGTGGACGTCTTCCCGCCCGAGCAGCAGCACCAGGTGCGCGTGCAGCTGTCGGTGGCCCTGCAGGGCATCGTCACCCAGCAGCTGCTGCAGACGACCGACGGCAAGGGCCGCGTGTGCGCCGCCGAGGTGCTGGTGCCCACGCCTGCCGTGCGCAACCTCATCCGCGAGGGCAAGACGCACCAGATCTACTCGGCGCTGCAGACCGGCGGCTCGCACGGCATGCAGACGATGGACGCCGCGCTGGCGGAGCTCGTGCGCGCCAACAAGATCACCCGCGAGCTGGCGGAGTCACGCTCCTCCACGCCGCAGGAGCTGCGCCGGCTGCTCGGAACGGTGAAGGTCGCGTAG
- the aroE gene encoding shikimate dehydrogenase encodes MTVLAGVLGHPVAHSRSPAIHNAAFEALGLDWLYVRLPVPPGLLAETVRALGGSGYRGANVTIPHKEAALATAGSATGAARAIGAANTLSFADGGGVTADNTDAGGLLDALGESPEGLRCLVLGAGGAGRAAAWALREAGAAEVAVWNRTPERARALAEELGVAHAARPGGADLLVNATSVGLDPALEAADAIEALGLTGVDPPARLVDMAYGAEPTALCAWAARAGAHVVDGLEVLVRQGARSFRIWTGRAAPLDVMRAAART; translated from the coding sequence ATGACCGTCCTCGCCGGGGTGCTGGGCCATCCCGTCGCCCACAGCCGCTCGCCCGCGATCCACAACGCCGCGTTCGAGGCGCTCGGCCTCGACTGGCTGTACGTGCGCCTGCCGGTGCCGCCCGGCCTGCTGGCGGAGACGGTGCGCGCGCTGGGCGGGTCCGGGTATCGCGGGGCCAACGTCACGATCCCGCACAAGGAGGCAGCCCTCGCGACGGCCGGGAGCGCCACCGGCGCGGCTCGCGCGATCGGGGCGGCCAACACGCTGAGCTTCGCGGACGGCGGCGGCGTGACGGCCGACAACACGGACGCCGGCGGGCTGCTGGACGCGCTGGGCGAGTCGCCCGAGGGGCTGCGCTGCCTGGTGCTGGGCGCGGGCGGCGCGGGCCGTGCCGCGGCCTGGGCGCTGCGCGAGGCGGGGGCCGCCGAGGTGGCGGTGTGGAACCGCACGCCGGAGCGCGCGCGGGCGCTGGCAGAGGAGCTCGGCGTTGCGCACGCCGCCCGCCCCGGCGGCGCCGACCTGCTCGTGAACGCCACCTCGGTGGGCCTCGACCCGGCGCTCGAGGCGGCGGACGCCATCGAGGCGCTCGGCCTGACCGGGGTGGATCCGCCCGCGCGGCTGGTGGACATGGCCTACGGCGCCGAGCCCACCGCGCTGTGCGCCTGGGCCGCCCGTGCCGGCGCCCATGTGGTGGACGGCCTGGAGGTGCTCGTGCGCCAGGGTGCTCGGAGCTTCCGGATCTGGACCGGCCGGGCGGCGCCGCTGGACGTCATGCGCGCCGCCGCTCGCACCTAA
- a CDS encoding LysR substrate-binding domain-containing protein produces MNFQNGMAQALDPLRLRLLVEVERRGSISAAADACRIGQPSATKHLKTLEGAVGEPLLRREGRGSTLTDAGRVVADHASQMLGSLAAMEDELRALRGGETGVLTLAASTTPGTYVLPSVLKCFAERHPGVDVTMSIGPSAEVMRQVATREVQLGIAGEIQAVPTVAVEPFLDDELVGIVAPGTFAAEDVRAEELAGHTLLVRERGSSTRATADRHLSAAGVRPAKTWELDSNEAIKRAVAAGLGVGFVSRLVVEDELEQGRLSSFRIAGGATPSRPIQLLRAHDRHLTPSERAFITTLTDCCDATVPACVVDMPA; encoded by the coding sequence GTGAACTTCCAGAACGGCATGGCCCAGGCGCTGGACCCGCTGCGCCTGCGGCTGCTCGTGGAGGTGGAGCGTCGCGGCTCGATCTCCGCGGCGGCCGACGCGTGCCGCATCGGGCAGCCGTCGGCCACGAAGCACCTCAAGACCCTCGAGGGCGCGGTCGGTGAGCCGCTCCTGCGGCGCGAAGGCCGCGGCTCGACCCTCACCGACGCCGGCCGCGTCGTGGCCGACCACGCCTCGCAGATGCTCGGCTCACTGGCGGCGATGGAGGACGAGCTGCGGGCGCTGCGCGGGGGCGAAACGGGCGTGCTCACGCTCGCGGCGTCCACCACGCCGGGCACCTACGTGCTCCCCTCGGTGCTGAAGTGCTTCGCCGAGCGCCACCCGGGCGTGGACGTGACGATGTCGATCGGCCCCAGCGCCGAGGTCATGCGCCAGGTCGCCACGCGCGAGGTTCAGCTGGGGATCGCGGGCGAGATCCAGGCCGTCCCGACCGTGGCCGTCGAGCCGTTCCTCGACGACGAGCTCGTGGGCATCGTGGCGCCGGGCACCTTCGCCGCAGAGGACGTCCGCGCAGAGGAGCTCGCCGGGCACACGCTGCTGGTCCGTGAGCGCGGCTCCTCCACGCGCGCGACAGCGGACAGGCACCTGAGCGCCGCCGGGGTGCGCCCGGCCAAGACGTGGGAGCTCGACTCCAACGAGGCGATCAAGCGGGCGGTGGCGGCCGGGCTCGGCGTGGGCTTCGTCTCCCGGCTGGTGGTGGAGGACGAGCTCGAGCAGGGGCGCCTGAGCTCCTTCCGCATCGCGGGCGGGGCCACCCCCTCACGGCCAATCCAGCTGCTGCGCGCACACGACCGCCACCTGACGCCGTCCGAGCGCGCCTTCATCACCACGCTCACCGACTGCTGCGACGCCACGGTGCCCGCGTGCGTCGTGGACATGCCGGCTTAG
- a CDS encoding type II secretion system F family protein, producing MATFAFKALDLQGIAQRGELDAEDKQAVASQLRSKGLIVIDIEECKPTDVGDILGRFKRVKPQELTVMTRQLSTMISSGMSLLRSFYVLEDQAENEKLRDALVQIRKDVEAGISLSGAFERHPDIFSDLYVAMVAAGETGGILEDTLKRVADQLEKDDALRRQVKSAMTYPILIGGFAVTVLVALVAFLVPVFEQVFEDFGGELPAITKMTVTLSHFITGRWYILIAIVIAVIYAFKRWKASEKGREQWDRFKLKLPWKIGGIVQKVALARFSRTYSALIAAGVPMLEAIEITGRTSGNKVIEKAMDAVRDSVKRGGSIAAPMRSEPSAFPVMVTQMIGVGEETGALDAMLTKIAEFYEDEVAAALKMLTSILEPVMIMFVGAMVGFIVISMYLPMFQVYDQIK from the coding sequence ATGGCCACGTTCGCCTTCAAGGCCCTGGACCTCCAGGGCATCGCCCAGCGCGGGGAGCTGGACGCCGAGGACAAGCAGGCCGTGGCGTCGCAGCTGCGCTCCAAGGGCCTCATCGTCATCGACATCGAGGAGTGCAAGCCCACCGACGTGGGCGACATCCTCGGCCGCTTCAAGCGGGTCAAGCCACAGGAGCTCACCGTGATGACGCGGCAGCTCTCCACGATGATCTCCTCGGGCATGTCGCTCCTGCGCTCGTTCTACGTGCTGGAGGACCAGGCCGAGAACGAGAAGCTGCGCGACGCGCTCGTCCAGATCCGCAAGGACGTGGAGGCGGGCATCTCGCTGTCCGGCGCGTTCGAGCGCCACCCCGACATCTTCAGCGACCTCTACGTGGCGATGGTGGCCGCCGGCGAGACGGGCGGCATCCTGGAGGACACCCTCAAGCGCGTGGCCGACCAGCTCGAGAAGGACGACGCCCTGCGCCGCCAGGTGAAGTCGGCGATGACCTACCCGATCCTGATCGGCGGCTTCGCCGTGACCGTTCTCGTCGCGCTGGTGGCGTTCCTCGTCCCGGTGTTCGAGCAGGTGTTCGAGGACTTCGGCGGGGAGCTGCCGGCCATCACGAAGATGACCGTGACGTTGTCGCACTTCATCACGGGCCGCTGGTACATCCTGATCGCCATCGTCATCGCCGTCATCTACGCCTTCAAGCGCTGGAAGGCGTCCGAGAAGGGCCGCGAGCAGTGGGACCGCTTCAAGCTGAAGCTGCCCTGGAAGATCGGCGGCATCGTGCAGAAGGTTGCGCTGGCGCGCTTCTCCCGCACCTACTCCGCCCTGATCGCCGCCGGCGTGCCGATGCTCGAGGCCATCGAGATCACCGGCCGCACCTCGGGCAACAAGGTGATCGAGAAGGCCATGGATGCGGTGCGCGACTCGGTGAAGCGCGGCGGCTCGATCGCCGCGCCCATGCGCTCGGAGCCGAGCGCCTTCCCGGTGATGGTCACCCAGATGATCGGCGTGGGCGAGGAGACCGGCGCGCTGGACGCCATGCTCACGAAGATCGCCGAGTTCTACGAGGACGAGGTCGCGGCCGCCCTGAAGATGCTGACGTCGATCCTCGAGCCGGTGATGATCATGTTCGTCGGCGCCATGGTCGGGTTCATCGTCATCTCGATGTACCTCCCGATGTTCCAGGTGTACGACCAGATCAAGTAA